In Rhinolophus sinicus isolate RSC01 linkage group LG01, ASM3656204v1, whole genome shotgun sequence, the genomic stretch AGACTGGTCCCTGTGGAGGTGACTATTTTCAGCTGAAGTTTGGAGAGTTGCTTGCAGATCACAGCCTTCCTGAGGAGGTTGGAGAGGGCAGGGCACTATTGCTTTGGGATCCAGGTGACACGTCTCGGCACATAGCTGGGGAGAAGGACACTCTGTCTATCTGCATAGAGCACGCATCCCTCCAGAACCCAGGAGTCATAGAGGAAGCAGCATCCATGGATGCTGGGGACCCCACAAGAAGCATCTCTCGCAGAGGCCTCCACGAGCCCCACCTGGATAGATGGACTTGTGCCATCATTTGAGATGTCCCATTGGGAGCTCCtagaaatatttgaaggaaatacTGCATGGAGTGGGGCTCAGTGTCATTGCAGCTCATTGTTTAAGTAGCAACCAATCATTTATTCCCTAGGCAGGTGAAAACTAAATACACACTACACGTACCCGTGGTTGCCTCTGGGCACCGGTATTCTAGAGagtccattttcttctttatatttttatggaactttccaaattttccacTCTAAGCAAttgtaatgagaaaaacaaaagctatgaatcaagaatattttctctttcctttcccttctctcccagcGGAAGCCTCTGCACTGCCTAAGGCTGCTGTGGTTTCTCCCCTTGCTGAACTCCTGCAGTAACTCTTGGGTGCAGATCCGCGtttattcattgtttttggtACTTGTGCCAGCGTTGGGAGCTCCTTCAGGATGAGGAACTCATCTCCTACTCAAGCCCTCCCCCTCCACTCACTCTGCTTTCAGGAGTTATTTCTCAGAACCTGCCTGTCCTGCTCCCACCCTGCACCTTCATACTTGCTGTCTCATCTGCCAGCATCCCCTCCTCCCTCATCCCAAACAGCGTGGGGGCTCCCTGCTTATCACCTTCGGTTTtgactcaaatgtcacttctcagCGAGGCTTTCCCTGACCAGGCTATTTATAATAGAATTGCACACCCTCCCAAGATTCTTGCCCCCTTGCTCACTGCATTTCTCCCTATGTCATAGATTTCCATCCTACGTGCTGTGCGTTATACTTCTTCGTTCTATCTCCTTACACTAGTATGCAAGCTCTATGAAGGCGAGGATTTTTGTCTAGTTTGTTCTCTGCTGTAATCTCACCACCTAGTATGTATGCTTAGTATGtatagaagatgctcaataaatatttgttgaatacgtGAGTACATTTTCTAATAACAATAGTTACCACGTACCAGATACTGTGGTAGGAGTTTAGTCATTCCCTCATTCGGTCTCCACAGTGTTTTGAGGTAGGTAGCATTATCTCGGTTTTAAagttgaggaaaccaaagctcagagaggttaggtaactcaGCTGAAGCCACATGCTATCCTGTAGCAGAGGGGCCAGGAGCTTCCACTCCAGGAGGTCTCCTCTGTCTGGTGGGTCTGGTGAGGTGGCTGTCCCTCACTGGGCGCCACACCCAGCTGGCCTCCTGAATCAGCTCATGCTGAGGCTGCTGCTTCCCCCACTGCAGGGAGCACAGAGCTGCTGCTCAGAGGTACCATTCCTCAGAAATGGGCGCCTCTCCCAATAGGTCCCTTCTCATGACAAAAGGTCCACAACCCTACAACCAGAGAAGCCAGCTTGCCCCTCCCCCCCTCACTGCCTCTACTCTCTAGTTTGCATGCTCTAGGTTCCGGTGTAAATGAGCACAAGaagttttctttcctcctctctagGCCCATTTTCCCAAAGGGAGGGTGGTTGCTCCCCTAGCATCTTCTGAAGACTAGCGGGTAGAATACCAGCAAGAACCCAGAAGCTCTGGGCTCAAGCTCTGGATCCGCTGCTCCCTGGTTATATCGTGtgcttgggcaagtcatttaacttacTGCATtgacagaacagaacagaattaGTCTTTCCCTGGGGTTGCCCTGCGGTATTGTAATATTGGCAAATGTGGACCCTGCCTCATGGGACTGTTGTACAGATGCTTGAGACAAAATGGTTATCATCCTTAGCACCATGCCTGACACATAAAGCTTAACAAACGCCAGCTGCCATTGTTATTGTTCCTGCTTGGTTTGGAAACTGGGCAGGGTCTGCAATCAGCTCGTAGGATGGGCTGTGGGCGTGAATTGTAGCTGATGACCACTCCAATCACCGGTGAAACTCCTAGAGCTTCAGTTCTCGGAGTTTGTAttccttgttcaaggtcacatagtcACACTTTTAAAAGGCCTTCATTAGGACACTTTTCAGAATACCTAACCTCTTCAGTCAGTACATTATGTTTCTGCTGGAAGGTAATTGTTGCCATCTCCGCTGGGCAGCACAATTTGAGGAATAATTTGCACAAGCATCAATTGCCACCATGACCAAAGCACGAAGCATAATTATCTCTAGTGGAAACTGTGATTGAGCCTGTGAATCGAGGCCTAATTTGCAGGGGCTGTACCTGAACTGCCGCCTCTGGAACACTATGTGCCTGCTCGATGTTGGGTTCTAATCAACCTGAGCCTGTTTCCAAACACTCATTCTCCACGTTCCAGTGCGTCGAAAGTCCCGACTCTGGTGTCAAGCTCTCTGCAGAGTCTGTGGCTGAACTGAGACCTTCCTATTGTCCAAGACATGATTCATAGTTTGCAAGGGAATTTCCTTTACTGGCTTTGTTTCCTAGTTGCAGTAAAATCAGTATGATTGGGAACAATCCATCTGCCACCATTCCCCCAGTAGCAAGGCGCTGCTCTCCCCACTCAAGTGTTTCACCCAGGAAGATCTAGTTCTATTTGTGCCTGAAGGGAAGGATATGGGGGATCCAGGCCTTCCTTTTCCCTCATGTGAATGACCATACACAACAGAATTCATCTCTTGCCCTCACCACGGCCAGTGTCTGCTTTACACATGGGCCCAGAGGCCATACTTTGAGTACTTCTGAGAAGCTGATGATGGCATCTGTGACATGGGAGGTCTTTCATCCTGAGGCCAGAGTATGTGTTCTGCCAGCCCTTTGTACCATCTGGAAACAACACTGGGAATCATATTTGCAGGTCCACAAATGTTATTTGATTGTTCCATGGCATGAAAAACTTAATTTGAGGCTTAGTGGAGAGAGCAGACTAAAGAAGGCTGAGGCAACACAGCCTTTAAGGGCAAAACATGCTGAGTTTGAGCAAAAACACACATTCTCCCTGCAGTCAGCACTCTGTGAGCACTGGGGAGAGTACGCAGAGCTGGGATCAATGTGCACAGATAATTCTCCAACTTTACTTTCGCCTCTTTTACCCTCCTGCAGGCCAGTGTCTTGTCATAATTACCTCGGCTACACAATCCTTGTTTGTATCTCCAGAGAGTCAGTGATGTCTGAAGAACACGAGTCCAGAGACAGATGACCCAAGTGTGGGAGGAGCCCCAAGATGAAGGAAACGTAAAACAGTGAAAAGTGCAGGCTTTTGACTCAGTCAGACTTCAGTTCCAATCCTGGTTTTGTTATGCACCATTTGTGAGACCTTTAtagcttctctgagtctcagtttgctTAGTGCAAAATGGAACAGATAATATCTAAACTGTAAGAGTGTTATAAAAATCACTAAAACATATGTAATGCATAAAAAAGCTGGCTCATCTGAGGTATTGAATACATGgcaacatctgtaaaatggaggtattTAGTAATAACTTTGCAATGTGGTTGTGAAAAGTAGGGGAGAAAATGCCTTTGGCCTatagtagatgtttaataaatggtactgttTTTAGTGCTATCCTTGCCAGCAAAGTCACATCTGGTAAAATGGGGAGTATTTCTGCTCTACCTCCCATAAGGACTGGAGAAAATTATATGTGCCTCGCTTGTTTTTTGCAGTTGTGATAACTAAAATTACACACAATATATTGAAAGCCAGGAATGGGGAACAATGTGCTAGAATGAAACACACTGGATTGGGGGGCAAGGGACTTGGGTTCTAGTGTTGGTGCTCTTTTGCTGACCAAGTGGCCATAGGTAAATCACCAAGTAATCACACCGTCAGGGGCAGGTGTACACACGGCTGAACTCTCAGCTGTGAGAAAATCAAACGTGagaaattattgttattgttctCTGAGGATAAAGCCAGTCTTCCTTTTGTAATCTTTAGAACCCAGCCAAGTCCTTGGTATATAGTGGGCactcaatatttttgtttaatgaattatAAACTGCCCAGAAGTCCTATTTTTAATCATTAGTAAATTTTTTTTGCCTGTAAGTTTATAGCCTTTTGTCTCAGTGTGATCTGTTGGCTCTCTGGTACTGTGTCCCACAGAATTTGTATTCCATGCTAACCTTAACATACTCAGAAATGTTTTTTTGATATACctgaaagtagaaaaaaactggcaataaagagagaaagcagCTCTTCTGTATTTGGCAGCTAAAGGACAGTTTTATAATTCCCCCAAACCCATCTCTGGTTTGGTTACCACTTCTCTAGGTTCCCTATTATTTTATGTACCCATTCTACAGGATTTCTGCAGAGTGAAGGTGGTAAGTGTTGCAGAAACCTGGGCTGCTTATGTAGATGACCCTTCATGGGTAGTCAATGTGAAGGATGCCTTGTAAGTCTCTTCTAAGTGGAAGGTGGGAGGTAGAAACATGGATGAGGGCACTGGACTTACCGGTACCAGTGGAGAGATCTTTAAGTGTAACTTCTTAGTAGTAGGGTACACCGTATGTGCCTTCCCCACCCACACTACATACTATCCCAGAATTGTTCCACTATTTGGTCTCTGAGGGCTTTGGTAGAAGAGGGAACCTTGTAGCAGTGAGAGAAGGGAGATGGAGACCAAAAGGCTAAGTCACCATCACTGTGCACTGTAATAAACTGCCCTGGAACAAGAGCCCTGGCAAAGGTAGAATGCGTTTCAGATCATGACTTCCCGCATTACTGAGGCACATCTGTGATCTTGTCATTTTTAATACCATCTCCCACCCTCAacatcttcttcctcttttccttcccctcccctctacccatttcatcttttccccttcctcccaaaGCCTGACTAAAACCTCAAGCGCTCCAGCTGGGTTAGGTGTCCCTCCGTGGCCTGCAACTGACTGCACTGCGATTTCTGCTTTAGCTACTTACTGTCCAGTTCTGAGAAGGAGGACCTTCATATTGCTCAACATTCTATCCCCAAATGCCCCAAGTAGTGCACCACGCTCAGGATGATGCTCAgcaaatgtttaatttatttggTGTACCAGAGTATACTTctaatttattgcatttttttctctagataCTATAATAGCTAAGCAAATAGACGTACatgtcagtcttttttctttatacaatAGACAAAAAGTGTTGGGAAGCTGGACACCAAtcagctattttttttcctggtaccAGATCATCATACTGCAGAGTTCCTTCAAACCATGAAAGTACAGTAGTACGAGGCTGCATAAATTGTTCAAGAtcacagaataaaatacaaagtttttCAAACCATTTTTACAAAAGCTGCAAAACTACAAAATCCTACAAGAAAAAGTAGAGCAATCTCATTTATAAACATCAATTTAACAGTGTATGAAATATAACATAGCCAAATACAAAGCTTAAATCCTAGTTACACAAATACAACTCAAGAAATAACAACCCTCCCCCACCTATACTATTTAGGACTCAAAAGTAGCTTCCACACCTGCCCCCTCGGGCTGACCACCTTTTCATCAGCTCTCATCAGAGCCCTAGCGTTGGCCCTGACCCTGCCTCTAGCCCGCAGCCCTGGCCGTCAGCCTCATCTGCCAGGGCCTCGCGGTACTGCACTGGCTAGTGCTGGGGTTCTTTCTTAGGATGGAGTTTGGCCACGAACCCCAGGATTGTCATCTTGCTGGTTTCTAGGTTGCTTCGGGGACCTCAAGAGAATTCACATTCCGGTGGACTGGTGTGAGGCACTCGCCTGCAATTGCGGTATCGCTGCTGCACGAAATCTTCCATCGTAAGCCTCTTCGGGTACCCAAAGAGGAAGTGGTACTTTGAGGCACATACCCCCAACCAACGCAGCATCTCCCAGACCTGTGCCTCCCTGGCGCTATTACCTTTCATGTAAATAAGGCCCAAGATCATCATTAATGAGACCCTCCCAGATCCTCCTCCTCCTCGAGGTTTTGGTTTGTTGATCAGGATGTGAGTGTGGTGCTTGCGGCCAAGTTTTCAGCTGGAAACCAAAGGCACACAGCAGATATTCTGTGGCCTAGCGACGATCTCAGGGAACAGAGATTTCAAGTCACCGA encodes the following:
- the MAGEF1 gene encoding LOW QUALITY PROTEIN: melanoma-associated antigen F1 (The sequence of the model RefSeq protein was modified relative to this genomic sequence to represent the inferred CDS: inserted 2 bases in 1 codon; substituted 4 bases at 4 genomic stop codons) → MLQKHESGTLPIPQAEGXKDGGHDGETLTASQEEAPSPLLQDSPKEDPGAMRERGAVEPALTPKGGRXRRPSRRMDRTGAELVQLLLVKDKKKSPITRSEMVKYVIGDLKSLFPEIVARPQNICCVPLVSSXKLGRKHHTHILINKPKPRGGGGSGRVSLMMILGLIYMKGNSAREAQVWEMLRWLGVCASKYHFLFGYPKRLTMEDFVQQRYRNCRRVPHTSPPECEFSXGPRSNLETSKMTILGFVAKLHPKKEPQHXPVQYREALADEADGQGCGLEAGSGPTLGL